In one Brienomyrus brachyistius isolate T26 chromosome 7, BBRACH_0.4, whole genome shotgun sequence genomic region, the following are encoded:
- the vldlr gene encoding LOW QUALITY PROTEIN: very low-density lipoprotein receptor (The sequence of the model RefSeq protein was modified relative to this genomic sequence to represent the inferred CDS: inserted 1 base in 1 codon; deleted 6 bases in 6 codons), whose product MLTSVLGFLILPICLQHGVFVRGSKTECDPSQFQCGNGRCIPSVWRCDGDEDCSDGSDESTCVRKTCVEVDFVCRNGQCVPKRWHCDGEPDCEDGSDESADVCYARTCRVNEFSCGAGTTQCIPVFWKCDGEKDCDNGEDEVNCGNITCAPLEFTCASSRCVSRNFVCNGEDDCGDGSDELDCVPSSCGPASSSVAMPRAIPASWVCDDDVDCQDQSDESPQRCGRRPTPPXKCPSGEMRCGSGECIHRKWRCDGDTDCKDGSDEVNCPVRTCRPDQFKCDDGSCIHGSRQCNGLRDCADGSDEVICKNVTQCNGPDKFKCRSGECIETSKVCNKVRDCLDWSDEPIKECNLNECLQNNGGCSHICRDNVIGYECDCPPGLQLIDRKTCGDINECLNPGICSQICINLKGGYKCECHNGYLMDASTGVCKAVGKEPCLIFTNRRDIRKLGLERREYTQIVEQLRNTVALDADFTQQKIFWADLGQKAIFSTSLDKRDEGGSKVIDNIQTPIGIAVDWIYKNLYWSDLATKTISVADFNGTKRKVLFSSGLKEPASIAVDPLSGFLYWSDRGEPAKIEKSGMNGVDRQVLVETDIQWPNGITLDLIKSRLYWVDSKLHMLCSVDLNGDNRRKILQSPDYLPHPFALTVFEDRVFWTDGENEAIYGANKFTGLDVITLASNLNEPQDIIVYHELIQLSGINWCSEKVENGGCAYMCLPAPQINKHSPKYTCVCPQGKELSADGLHCRPEGNISTSIHEVNSSAKGSAAAWAILPVLLLAMTAAGGYLMWRNWQLKNKKSMNFDNPVYLKTTEEDLNIDISRHSSSVGHTYPAISVVNTEDDL is encoded by the exons ATGCTCACGTCTGTTCTGGGCTTTCTTATTCTTCCGATATGTCTTCAGCACGGCGTTTTTGTTCGGG GGTCCAAGACAGAATGTGACCCCTCCCAGTTCCAGTGTGGAAACGGCCGCTGCATCCCTTCCGTGTGGCGGTGCGATGGAGACGAAGACTGCTCCGACGGCAGCGACGAGAGCACCTGCG TGAGGAAGACCTGTGTAGAGGTAGACTTCGTGTGCCGGAACGGTCAATGTGTCCCCAAGAGGTGGCATTGTGATGGCGAGCCGGACTGTGAAGATGGATCCGACGAAAGCGCTGATGTTTGCT acgcACGGACCTGCCGCGTGAACGAGTTCAGCTGCGGCGCCGGGACCACTCAGTGTATTCCCGTGTTCTGGAAATGCGACGGCGAGAAGGACTGCGATAACGGCGAGGATGAGGTTAACTGTG GCAACATCACATGCGCCCCCTTGGAATTCACATGCGCGAGCAGCCGCTGCGTTTCACGGAACTTCGTGTGCAACGGCGAGGATGACTGC GGTGACGGCAGCGACGAGCTAGACTGCGTGCCGTCGTCCTGCGGCCCAGCCAGTTCCAGTGTGGCAATGCCACGTGCAATCCCCGCCAGCTGG GTCTGTGACGACGACGTGGACTGCCAGGACCAGTCG GACGAGTCGCCTCAGCGCTGTGGCCGCCGGCCCACGCCGC CCAAGTGCCCCTCTGGCGAGATGCGCTGTGGTTCCGGCGAGTGCATCCACCGCAAGTGGCGCTGCGATGGCGATACAGACTGCAAGGATGGTAGCGACGAGGTCAACTGCC CTGTGCGAACCTGCAGACCGGACCAGTTCAAGTGTGACGACGGTAGCTGCATTCATGGCAGCCGACAGTGTAATGGTTTGAGG GACTGCGCTGATGGCAGCGACGAGGTCATCTGCAAAAACG TTACCCAGTGTAATGGTCCAGACAAGTTCAAATGTCGGAGTGGAGAGTGCATTGAGACAAGCAAAGTGTGCAACAAAGTCCGG GACTGTTTGGACTGGAGCGACGAGCCCATCAAAGAATGCA ATCTGAACGAGTGCCTCCAGAACAACGGTGGGTGCTCCCACATCTGCAGAGACAATGTGATTGGCTACGAGTGCGACTGCCCTCCAGGACTGCAGCTCATAGACCGAAAGACCTGTGGCG ATATCAACGAGTGCTTGAACCCTGGGATCTGTAGCCAGATTTGCATCAACCTGAAAGGGGGCTataagtgtgagtgtcacaatGGCTACCTTATGGATGCCTCCACTGGAGTGTGTAAGGCAGTGG GGAAGGAACCATGTCTGATCTTCACTAATCGACGAGATATCCGAAAGCTGGGCCTGGAACGGAGGGAGTACACGCAGATCGTTGAACAGCTCCGCAACACTGTTGCTCTGGATGCAGACTTCACCCAACAGAAGATTTTCTGGGCTGACCTGGGGCAGAAGGCCATTTTCAG CACGTCACTGGACAAGCGGGATGAGGGGGGT TCAAAAGTAATCGACAACATACAGACGCCTATTGGGATTGCTGTAGACTGGATTTACAAGAACCTGTACTGGTCTGACCTGGCCACCAAGACCATCTCTGTGGCTGACTTCAATGGCACTAAGAGGAAGGTTCTGTTTAGCTCTGGTTTGAAAGAGCCAGCCTCCATCGCTGTGGATCCACTTTCTGG GTTTCTGTACTGGTCAGATAGGGGAGAACCAGCAAAGATTGAGAAGTCTGGCATGAATGGTGTTGACCGGCAGGTCCTGGTTGAGACGGACATCCAGTGGCCCAATGGGATCACACTCG ACCTCATCAAAAGCAGACTTTACTGGGTGGACTCCAAGCTGCACATGCTTTGTAGTGTGGACCTTAATGGGGACAACAGACGCAAAATACTACAGTCTCCCGATTACCTCCCTCACCCCTTCGCCCTCACTGTCTTTGAG GATCGTGTATTTTGGACAGATGGCGAGAATGAGGCAATCTACGGGGCGAACAAATTTACAGGGCTGGATGTGATCACGCTTGCCAGCAATCTGAATGAGCCGCAGGACATCATTGTTTACCACGAGCTGATTCAGCTCTCTG GAATTAACTGGTGCAGTGAGAAGGTGGAAAACGGAGGTTGTGCCTACATGTGCCTGCCTGCGCCGCAGATCAATAAGCACTCGCCGAAATACACCTGTGTGTGCCCCCAGGGCAAGGAGCTCTCGGCAGATGGCCTTCATTGCAGACCAG AGGGGAATATTAGCACCTCCATCCATGAAGTGAACTCCTCAGCCAAAGGATCAGCTGCAGCCTGGGCTATCCTTCCTGTTT TGTTGCTTGCGATGACTGCTGCGGGAGGCTACCTGATGTGGCGCAACTGGCAACTGAAGAACAAGAAGAGCATGAACTTCGACAACCCTGTGTACTTAAAGACCACCGAGGAGGACCTCAACATTGACATTAGTCGGCATAGCTCGTCAGTCGGCCACACGTATCCCGCT ATATCTGTTGTGAATACAGAGGACGACTTATAG
- the kcnv2a gene encoding potassium voltage-gated channel subfamily V member 2: protein MLNLRRRRHSLFPSYKVGVPVQVVYDPDLSTKNTCRKQWNSMQELSRDCYDLYDDEEDQDEDCKPAGSSCDSPSKNYMLNINVGGKVYQISHRVAAKYPKTRIGRLATYTDHNQKLDLCDDYVMQNNEYFFDRDPDVFHSIFNFYRTGVLWIRDELCPRNFLEEINYWGVRIKNTHRCCRISFEERQDEINEQLKVQRELQAEVEIEENEELFRGMSFGHTRRIIWNLMEKPFSSITAKLMAVASSFFVLVSLVAMTLNTVEEMQYQTAARQPSGRTYGEYVETFCIGFFTIEFLLRLVSTPNVSRFAQSALNAVDLIAILPLYLQVALECFENEDYGRHDSDIERVGRVGKVGQVLRIMRLMRIFRILKLARHSTGLRAFGFTLRQCYQQVGCLFLFIAMGILTFSAMVYTVEHDVHHTNFTSIPHAWWWAAVSISTVGYGDVFPETPLGRLFAFACISFGIILNGMPISILYNKFSDYYNKLKSHEYTSVLKNRGRVRFTRRAARKMAEYYADRWR from the exons ATGCTGAACTTAAGAAGACGGAGACACAGCCTCTTCCCCAGCTATAAGGTCGGTGTCCCAGTGCAAGTGGTCTATGACCCCGACCTCTCCACCAAAAATACTTGTAGGAAGCAATGGAATTCCATGCAGGAATTGAGCCGGGACTGCTACGATCTTTATGATGATGAGGAGGATCAGGATGAAGATTGCAAACCTGCAGGATCTTCCTGCGACTCCCCATCCAAGAATTACATGCTAAATATCAATGTAGGCGGGAAGGTCTACCAGATCTCCCACAGGGTGGCAGCTAAGTATCCAAAAACCAGGATAGGGCGACTCGCCACCTATACAGACCATAACCAGAAGCTGGATCTCTGCGATGATTACGTCATGCAGAACAATGAGTACTTCTTTGACAGGGACCCAGATGTTTTTCACAGCATATTCAACTTCTATCGAACCGGAGTGCTGTGGATAAGAGATGAGCTTTGCCCCAGGAACTTCCTGGAGGAGATCAACTATTGGGGGGTCCGGATCAAAAACACTCACCGCTGCTGTCGCATCTCCTTCGAGGAGAGGCAGGATGAGATTAACGAGCAGCTGAAGGTCCAGCgtgagctgcaggcggaggtggAGATTGAGGAAAATGAGGAGCTATTCCGGGGGATGTCATTTGGTCACACTCGAAGGATCATCTGGAACCTGATGGAAAAGCCCTTCTCCTCAATAACAGCTAAGCTGATGGCGGTAGCCTCCAGCTTCTTTGTTCTGGTCTCTCTGGTGGCCATGACGCTGAACACAGTGGAGGAGATGCAATATCAGACAGCGGCACGCCAGCCAAGCGGGCGAACCTACGGAGAGTACGTGGAAACCTTCTGCATCGGTTTCTTCACCATCGAGTTCCTGCTGCGACTGGTGTCCACACCCAACGTCAGTCGCTTTGCCCAGAGTGCGCTGAACGCAGTGGACCTGATCGCCATCCTTCCGCTGTACCTGCAGGTGGCCCTGGAGTGCTTTGAGAACGAAGACTATGGGAGACACGACAGCGACATCGAGAGGGTGGGCCGGGTGGGCAAGGTGGGCCAGGTGCTGCGAATCATGCGCCTCATGCGCATCTTCCGTATCCTGAAACTAGCGCGGCACTCCACGGGCCTGCGCGCGTTCGGGTTCACGCTGCGCCAGTGCTACCAGCAGGTGGGCTGCCTCTTCCTCTTCATCGCTATGGGCATCCTCACCTTCTCTGCCATGGTCTACACGGTGGAGCACGACGTCCATCACACCAACTTCACCAGCATCCCCCATGCCTGGTGGTGGGCAGCG GTCAGCATCTCCACAGTGGGCTACGGGGACGTGTTTCCCGAGACCCCCCTGGGCCGGCTCTTTGCCTTCGCCTGCATCTCCTTTGGTATCATCCTGAATGGCATGCCCATCTCCATCCTCTACAACAAGTTCTCGGACTACTACAACAAGCTTAAGTCCCACGAGTACACCTCGGTCTTGAAGAACCGCGGAAGAGTGCGGTTCACCAGAAGGGCAGCTAGGAAGATGGCAGAGTATTACGCAGATCGCTGGCGTTAG